One genomic segment of Streptomyces niveus includes these proteins:
- a CDS encoding type IV secretory system conjugative DNA transfer family protein, with amino-acid sequence MPPPSSSNTDGYDLAFRLLLAVLAVAVPLSNLAWLGGNLTARLTSGDWAPYQPTTALLHPDQLWPRLSDTTLLLGTRIVPVVVLLVLGALAAIVWSRHRNNSSSGRKKITGMAKARDIEPLMAKAITVKARSLRPSLKDAKRIVAADAGVLLGNLQGTRHEVRMGYEDVAVAIMAPRSGKTTSLAVPSILAAPGPVLLTSNKAGGDAYTATLDARTKVGRTWSMDPQQIAHADRTMWWNPLDSAKTLDGANRLAGHFLAASVDASQQGDFWSKAGSNILTQLLLAAALDERPITDVMQWLAFPADRTPLDILRDHDLRAVAAQLKGTVEGPPETRDGIYETARQYAAALLNQEIAAWVTPQRDVPEFRPGDFVTSTDTLYLLSKDGGGGASALIAACADAVMRAATAQAERAGGRLDPPLLAILDEAANVCKISDLPDLYSHLGSRGIIPITILQSYRQGQKVWGDAGMDAMWSASTIKVIGSGIDDPDFADKLSRLIGDHDVQTTSTSHSESGKSTSVSMRQERILPADAIRALPKGTALCFATGMRVAMLDLRPWYLEPDAAELTAASARASKAITTRAVAKHAPKQSGFDKAA; translated from the coding sequence TTGCCCCCACCCTCCAGCTCGAACACGGACGGCTACGACCTGGCCTTCCGGCTCCTCCTCGCAGTGCTCGCCGTCGCCGTGCCCCTGTCCAACCTGGCCTGGCTGGGCGGCAACCTCACCGCCCGGCTGACCAGCGGCGACTGGGCGCCATACCAGCCCACCACCGCCCTGCTCCACCCCGACCAACTCTGGCCCCGCCTCAGTGATACGACACTCCTGCTCGGCACCCGGATCGTGCCGGTCGTGGTGCTGCTCGTCCTCGGCGCCCTGGCCGCCATCGTGTGGTCCCGCCATAGAAACAACAGCAGCAGCGGCCGGAAGAAGATCACCGGTATGGCCAAGGCCCGGGACATCGAGCCCCTGATGGCGAAGGCCATCACCGTCAAGGCCCGTTCACTGCGGCCGAGTCTCAAGGACGCCAAGCGCATCGTCGCGGCCGATGCCGGTGTTCTCCTCGGCAACCTCCAAGGCACCCGGCACGAAGTGCGCATGGGCTACGAGGACGTCGCCGTCGCGATCATGGCACCGCGCTCCGGGAAGACCACCTCGCTGGCGGTCCCCTCCATCCTCGCCGCTCCCGGCCCGGTCCTGCTCACCTCCAACAAGGCTGGCGGCGACGCCTACACCGCCACCCTCGACGCCCGTACAAAGGTGGGAAGGACGTGGTCGATGGACCCGCAGCAGATCGCCCACGCCGACCGGACCATGTGGTGGAACCCCCTCGACAGTGCGAAAACCCTCGACGGTGCGAACCGGCTGGCCGGGCACTTCCTCGCCGCCTCCGTGGACGCCTCCCAGCAAGGGGACTTCTGGTCCAAGGCCGGATCCAACATCCTCACCCAGCTCCTGCTCGCTGCCGCCCTGGACGAGCGTCCCATCACCGACGTGATGCAGTGGCTCGCGTTCCCCGCCGACCGCACCCCGCTCGACATCCTGCGCGACCACGATCTGCGGGCCGTCGCCGCCCAACTGAAGGGCACCGTCGAAGGCCCGCCCGAAACCCGCGACGGCATCTACGAAACCGCCCGCCAGTACGCCGCCGCCCTCCTCAACCAGGAGATCGCCGCCTGGGTCACCCCGCAGAGAGATGTTCCCGAGTTCCGGCCGGGCGACTTCGTCACCTCCACTGACACCCTCTACCTGCTGTCGAAGGACGGCGGAGGCGGAGCGAGCGCGCTGATCGCGGCGTGCGCGGACGCGGTGATGCGGGCCGCGACCGCCCAGGCCGAGCGTGCCGGCGGGCGCCTCGACCCGCCACTGCTCGCGATCCTCGACGAGGCCGCGAACGTGTGCAAGATCAGCGATCTGCCGGATCTGTACTCCCACTTGGGCTCCCGGGGGATCATCCCGATCACGATCCTTCAGTCCTACCGCCAGGGCCAGAAAGTCTGGGGAGATGCGGGCATGGACGCCATGTGGTCCGCCTCCACGATCAAGGTCATCGGCTCCGGCATCGACGACCCCGACTTCGCGGACAAGCTCTCCCGCCTCATCGGCGACCACGATGTCCAGACGACGTCGACCTCCCACTCCGAATCGGGCAAGTCCACGTCGGTGTCGATGCGGCAGGAACGGATACTGCCCGCCGACGCGATCCGCGCCCTGCCCAAGGGCACCGCACTCTGCTTCGCCACCGGCATGCGCGTCGCCATGCTCGACCTGCGCCCCTGGTACCTGGAACCCGACGCCGCCGAACTCACCGCAGCTTCCGCCCGCGCGTCGAAGGCCATCACGACCCGCGCCGTCGCGAAGCACGCGCCGAAGCAGAGCGGCTTCGACAAGGCCGCATGA
- a CDS encoding DUF317 domain-containing protein yields MRSTAGTVEQALVAPRYLAGGGDPGWVTVPLHRAAGWSYGHDPLMPRVILTSPDQLTQLRIDPDPDDPWWTIRHARNADKPAWTATFDARTPAEIIAAFTDALTDPSGPADTGADPYAPLREAKWDTPRHLYGLASPDGITCVEHLGTAGRDLWTVETAVIENPAIWRAYFTGSTPAHLITSVTRSLADQTPVARDPSRIPGFARDRMSVSTHRVPAADIATALERRVSTLTARHTAPPAAAVTRHVPPPRRTR; encoded by the coding sequence GTGAGGAGCACGGCCGGAACCGTCGAACAGGCGCTCGTCGCTCCCCGCTACCTAGCAGGCGGCGGTGACCCCGGCTGGGTCACCGTCCCGCTTCACCGGGCGGCCGGCTGGAGCTACGGGCACGACCCGCTGATGCCCCGCGTCATCCTCACCAGCCCCGACCAACTCACACAGCTGCGCATCGACCCCGACCCGGACGATCCGTGGTGGACCATCCGGCACGCGCGCAACGCGGACAAGCCCGCCTGGACTGCCACGTTCGACGCCCGCACCCCGGCCGAGATCATCGCCGCGTTCACCGACGCCCTCACCGATCCATCGGGGCCGGCCGATACCGGAGCGGACCCGTACGCCCCACTGCGGGAGGCCAAATGGGACACCCCGCGCCACCTCTACGGGCTGGCCTCACCCGACGGCATCACCTGCGTGGAACACCTCGGCACCGCCGGCCGCGACCTGTGGACCGTCGAGACCGCAGTGATCGAGAACCCAGCGATCTGGCGCGCCTACTTCACCGGCAGCACCCCAGCCCACCTGATCACATCCGTGACCCGGTCCCTCGCCGACCAGACCCCCGTCGCCCGCGACCCGAGCCGAATCCCCGGCTTCGCACGTGACCGCATGAGCGTCAGCACCCACCGCGTCCCCGCCGCCGACATCGCCACCGCCCTGGAACGACGCGTCAGCACTCTCACCGCACGGCACACAGCACCGCCCGCTGCCGCTGTCACACGGCACGTCCCCCCGCCGCGCCGTACCCGCTGA
- a CDS encoding DUF317 domain-containing protein has protein sequence MTHPYIPTRADGPEHTIWFETRPRYLAGGGDPRHITQALRAAGWKNHSDPEYPHVVLASPDHQHTVVLEPETSAYAAWWRIQAHGYRDGWYATFGGNTPVEILAGLTDAFLKPVPETAPEIWPTLAWAGWAYERDEHGNESARHPDGILSLRRRAVEPGEDFFWTAEAALPTGLGGHERIWHAYFDDRMPPHLIAAFTHALASDEPVQRRHYDVPRSHLVTQERGPRGEQLAHAHEARLKTARATARKTRRTALSAQKPPAPSTITALPARSR, from the coding sequence ATGACCCACCCGTACATCCCCACCCGGGCCGACGGCCCGGAGCACACCATCTGGTTCGAGACCCGCCCCCGCTATCTCGCCGGTGGCGGCGATCCCCGGCACATCACCCAGGCACTGCGGGCCGCCGGCTGGAAGAACCACTCCGACCCGGAGTATCCCCACGTGGTCCTCGCCAGCCCCGACCACCAGCACACCGTGGTCCTGGAACCCGAGACGAGTGCGTACGCGGCGTGGTGGCGGATCCAGGCCCATGGTTATCGAGACGGCTGGTACGCGACGTTCGGCGGCAACACACCCGTCGAGATTCTCGCCGGCCTCACCGACGCTTTCCTCAAGCCGGTCCCCGAGACGGCGCCGGAGATCTGGCCGACGCTGGCCTGGGCGGGCTGGGCATACGAGCGCGACGAGCACGGCAACGAGAGCGCCCGCCATCCGGACGGCATCCTCAGTCTCCGCCGCCGAGCCGTCGAACCCGGTGAAGACTTCTTCTGGACCGCTGAAGCCGCTCTGCCCACCGGTCTCGGCGGACACGAGCGGATCTGGCACGCCTACTTCGACGACCGTATGCCACCGCATCTCATCGCCGCGTTCACCCACGCACTGGCCAGCGACGAACCGGTCCAGCGCCGCCACTACGACGTCCCCCGCTCCCACCTCGTCACCCAGGAACGCGGCCCGCGCGGCGAGCAACTCGCCCACGCACACGAGGCCCGGCTGAAGACCGCACGCGCCACCGCACGCAAGACCCGCCGGACCGCGCTCTCGGCGCAGAAGCCACCGGCCCCCTCCACAATTACGGCTCTGCCGGCCCGCAGCCGCTGA
- a CDS encoding DUF317 domain-containing protein, whose product MTKAKKKNQWAGWGPGEHPEQHYLVTPRHLAGGGDLRHVTEYLRASGWKDQSKTGGPLVFDSPDRSIRVGYDPFVQPGGWTISAKPTPGQEAWVATFGPRLPVEIVAGFTDALAQPRSAHAPNVWEPLHQQGWRSERAPHVRASSPDGTAFLQFHQTGPGQAMWWARAANEHGIAWHATFTPTTPMHLIAAFNTALAHPDPVMRPRGHVPPSRHTRTRSMSVTPSQLSAWQQTRITAARAATWARNIRRPGTTPPSPRKAAAYGRR is encoded by the coding sequence ATGACCAAGGCGAAGAAAAAGAACCAGTGGGCCGGCTGGGGGCCGGGCGAGCACCCTGAGCAGCACTACCTCGTAACCCCCCGCCACCTCGCGGGCGGCGGCGACCTGCGGCACGTCACCGAGTACCTGCGCGCCTCCGGCTGGAAGGACCAGTCCAAGACCGGCGGTCCGCTGGTGTTCGACAGTCCCGACCGCAGTATCCGCGTCGGCTACGACCCCTTCGTCCAGCCCGGCGGATGGACCATCTCCGCCAAGCCCACACCCGGACAGGAGGCTTGGGTCGCGACGTTCGGCCCACGCCTTCCCGTGGAGATCGTCGCCGGGTTCACCGACGCCCTCGCCCAGCCCCGCTCGGCGCACGCCCCCAACGTGTGGGAACCCCTGCACCAGCAGGGTTGGCGCAGTGAACGCGCCCCGCACGTGCGGGCGTCGAGCCCCGACGGCACCGCCTTCCTCCAGTTCCACCAGACCGGCCCGGGCCAGGCGATGTGGTGGGCCCGCGCCGCCAACGAGCACGGCATCGCCTGGCACGCCACCTTCACCCCCACCACCCCGATGCACCTCATCGCCGCGTTCAACACCGCGCTCGCCCACCCGGACCCGGTCATGCGACCCCGCGGCCACGTACCGCCCAGCCGGCACACCCGCACCCGGTCCATGTCCGTCACGCCTTCCCAGCTCAGCGCCTGGCAGCAGACCCGCATCACCGCCGCCCGCGCAGCCACGTGGGCCCGCAATATACGCAGGCCAGGCACGACACCACCCAGCCCCCGGAAGGCAGCCGCGTACGGACGCCGCTGA
- a CDS encoding relaxase/mobilization nuclease, with the protein MIPRVNERTHTPHDPLSEALGRPVPFEDGLAEHTVIAYWPGLDSYTLDDEQTSWTAAQWAQHLEEPLLEHPFAASAKDDRRAILHLDVRLHPKDRDLSRAEWAETAHRLARTAGIEIPGDTNGCHWIAVQGRPGRLDLIANLIRLDGAWQPQPTDLVKRLVDEARRIEHDLRLTRLPVAPQQPATVRAAPTAAAHFAAVLTQLADEQDGPLAAVRALVEHTAHRIARQPGTQGPGTAHRLEWIARRLHGIQQDLDATATTLRQAAGPTASLPLMPTPSPPVPAARSPR; encoded by the coding sequence GTGATCCCCCGTGTCAACGAGCGCACGCACACCCCACACGATCCACTCAGCGAAGCGCTGGGGCGCCCGGTGCCGTTCGAGGACGGCCTTGCCGAGCACACCGTGATCGCCTACTGGCCCGGCCTGGACTCCTACACCCTCGACGACGAACAGACGTCGTGGACCGCCGCCCAGTGGGCACAGCACCTCGAAGAACCTCTGCTGGAGCATCCGTTCGCCGCCAGTGCGAAGGACGACCGGCGGGCGATCCTCCACCTCGACGTCCGCCTTCACCCAAAGGACCGTGACCTGTCCCGTGCGGAGTGGGCCGAAACCGCCCACCGCCTGGCCCGCACCGCCGGCATCGAGATACCGGGAGACACCAACGGCTGCCACTGGATCGCCGTCCAGGGCAGACCCGGACGCCTCGACCTGATCGCCAATCTCATCCGGCTCGACGGCGCCTGGCAGCCCCAGCCCACCGACCTCGTGAAACGACTAGTGGACGAAGCCCGTCGCATCGAGCACGACCTTCGCCTCACCCGCCTACCCGTCGCCCCGCAACAGCCGGCCACGGTCCGGGCGGCGCCCACCGCGGCAGCTCACTTCGCCGCGGTTCTGACCCAACTGGCCGACGAACAGGACGGTCCGCTGGCCGCGGTGCGCGCGCTCGTCGAGCACACCGCTCACCGCATCGCCCGCCAGCCCGGCACGCAGGGCCCTGGCACCGCGCACCGTCTGGAGTGGATCGCCCGCCGCCTCCACGGCATCCAGCAGGACCTCGACGCCACCGCCACCACGCTGCGTCAAGCGGCCGGCCCGACGGCATCCCTCCCCCTCATGCCCACCCCGTCACCACCGGTGCCTGCGGCACGAAGCCCCCGGTGA